One window from the genome of Phocoena phocoena chromosome 15, mPhoPho1.1, whole genome shotgun sequence encodes:
- the ADAM33 gene encoding disintegrin and metalloproteinase domain-containing protein 33, protein MRPGYRRARGSPALGLLLLLRLPWPVWGAEAFQGNTPGEPVTLHWVLDGRPRHMVTLEQPVSKLEVGLVVLKAEGQELLLELEKNHRLLAPGYTETHYSPDGQPVVLFPNHTDHCHYHGRVRGFLDSWVVLSICSGMRGLITLSSNASYYVHPWPPGDSKDFLTHKIFRTEQLLSWKGACGYRDPGDKRDMTRLSCATQIRERRESLGSPRYLELYIVADHTLFLTQHRNLNHTKQRLLEVASYVDQILRTLDIQVALTGLEVWTEEDQSRVTSDANATLWAFLQWRQGLWARQPHDSAQLLTGRAFQGATVGLAPVEGMCRAESSGGVSTDHSELPIGAAATMAHEIGHSLGLSHDPDGCCVEAAAEQGGCVMAAATRHPFPRVFSACSRRQLRAFLSKGGGACLSNAPDSGLLVPRAHCGNGFVEEGEECDCGAGQECPDSCCHAHNCSLRAGAQCTHGDCCAHCLLKPAGAPCRRSAGDCDLPEFCTGASPYCPPDIYLLDGSPCARGRGYCRDGACPTLEHQCQQLWGPGSRPAPEACFQVVNSAGDAHGNCGQQSDSSFVPCAQSDAQCGKLQCQGGEQSALAPHMVPVDSIVPLGSRQVTCKGALMLPGTQLDLPDLGLVESGTQCGPRMVCQERRCQNTTFRELERCLTACHGRGVCNSNRNCHCALGWAPPFCDKPGFGGSVDSGPMQPENQDTFTLAVILSFLLPLLPGAGLAWCCCRHPELRLQQCLWGSRRDPMCSGSKDGPCRGHPLGSVHPMELGLTATAEPQALDLENSVNSHLEKPVPHSPACTPKAASKFYRHTTYSRTLEPHQNLRSAVSIP, encoded by the exons ATGCGCCCGGGGTATCGGAGAGCTCGAGGGTCGCCGGCGTtggggctgctgctgctactgcgaCTGCCGTGGCCGGTGTGGGGGGCTGAGGCGTTTCAAG GAAACACCCCTGGAGAGCCAGTCACCCTGCACTGGGTTCTGGATGGACGACCCCGGCACATGGTCACCCTGGAGCAGCCG GTCTCGAAGCTAGAAGTGGGGCTGGTGGTCTTGAAGGCTGAAGGCCAGGAGCTCCTGCTAGAGCTGGAGAAGAATCA CAGGCTGCTGGCTCCAGGATACACAGAAACCCACTACAGCCCAGATGGGCAGCCAGTAGTGCTGTTCCCCAACCACACG GATCATTGCCACTACCATGGGCGTGTGAGGGGCTTCCTGGACTCCTGGGTAGTCCTCAGCATCTGCTCTGGGATGAG GGGCCTGATCACACTCAGCAGCAATGCCAGCTATTATGTGCATCCCTGGCCACCTGGGGACTCCAAAGACTTCTTGACCCACAAGATCTTCCGGACGGAGCAGCTGCTCAGCTGGAAAGGGGCCTGTGGCTACAGGGACCCTGGGGACAAAAGGGACATGACCAGGCTTTCGTGTGCCACCCAGATCAGG GAGAGGCGGGAGTCCTTGGGGAGCCCGAGGTACCTGGAGCTGTACATAGTGGCAGATCACACCCTG TTCTTGACCCAGCACCGGAACTTGAACCACACCAAACAGCGTCTTCTGGAGGTCGCCAGCTATGTGGATCAG ATTCTCAGGACTCTGGACATTCAGGTGGCGCTGACCGGCCTGGAAGTATGGACCGAGGAGGACCAGAGCCGCGTCACGTCAGACGCGAACGCCACGCTCTGGGCCTTCCTGCAGTGGCGCCAGGGACTGTGGGCACGGCAGCCTCACGACTCGGCTCAGCTGCTCAC GGGCCGCGCCTTCCAGGGCGCCACCGTGGGCCTGGCGCCGGTCGAGGGCATGTGCCGCGCGGAGAGCTCTGGAGGCGTGAGCACC GACCACTCGGAGCTCCCCATTGGTGCTGCAGCCACCATGGCCCACGAGATAGGCCACAGCCTCGGCCTCAGCCACGACCCCGACGGCTGCTGCGTGGAGGCAGCAGCGGAGCAGGGCGGCTGCGTGATGGCCGCAGCTACCCG GCACCCGTTCCCGCGCGTGTTTAGCGCCTGCAGCCGCCGCCAGCTGCGCGCCTTCCTCAGCAAGGGAGGGGGCGCGTGCCTCTCCAACGCGCCGGACTCCGGGCTCCTAGTGCCCCGGGCGCACTGCGGGAATGGCTTCGTGGAAGAGGGCGAGGAGTGCGACTGCGGCGCCGGCCAG GAGTGCCCGGACTCCTGCTGCCATGCCCACAACTGCTCGCTGCGTGCGGGGGCCCAGTGCACCCACGGGGACTGCTGCGCACACTGCTTG CTGAAGCCGGCGGGTGCGCCTTGCCGCCGGTCTGCGGGCGACTGTGACCTCCCTGAATTCTGCACGGGCGCCTCCCCCTATTGCCCCCCCGACATTTACCTACTGGATGGCTCGCCCTGCGCCAGAGGCCGCGGCTACTGCCGGGACGGCGCGTGTCCCACGCTGGAGCATCAGTGCCAGCAGCTCTGGGGGCCTG GCTCCCGCCCAGCCCCGGAGGCTTGTTTCCAGGTTGTGAACTCTGCGGGAGACGCCCATGGGAACTGCGGCCAGCAAAGCGACAGCAGCTTCGTGCCCTGTGCGCAGAG CGATGCGCAGTGTGGGAAACTGCAGTGCCAGGGCGGGGAGCAGAGTGCACTGGCACCACACATGGTGCCGGTGGACTCCATCGTACCCCTAGGCAGCCGCCAGGTGACCTGCAAGGGAGCCCTCATGCTGCCCGGCACCCAGCTGGACCTGCCTGATTTGGGCCTGGTAGAGTCAGGCACCCAGTGTGGACCTAGAATG GTGTGCCAGGAAAGGCGCTGCCAGAACACTACCTTCCGAGAGCTGGAGCGCTGCCTGACCGCCTGCCATGGTCGCGGG GTTTGCAATAGTAACCGTAATTGCCACTGTGCTCTGGGCTGGGCTCCGCCTTTCTGTGACAAGCCAGGGTTTGGTGGTAGCGTGGACAGCGGTCCTATGCAGCCTGAAA ACCAGGACACCTTCACGCTGGCGGTGATCCTTAGTTTTCTGCTGCCTCTGCTCCCTGGGGCTGGCCTGGCCTGGTGCTGCTGCCGGCACCCGGAACTCCGTCTCCAACAATGCCTTTGGGGCTCAAGGAGGGACCCCATGTGCAGTGG ATCCAAAGATGGCCCATGCAGGGGCCACCCTCTAGGCAGTGTTCACCCAATGGAGTTGGGCCTGACAGCCACTGCAGAGCCCCAGGCCCTGG ACCTTGAGAACTCTGTCAACAGCCACCTTgagaagcctgtgccccacagccCTGCTTGTACCCCCAAG GCAGCTTCGAAATTTTACCGCCACACCACCTACTCCAGGACCCTGGAGCCTCATCAAAATTTGCGCAGTGCTGTCTCCATTCCTTAG
- the GFRA4 gene encoding GDNF family receptor alpha-4, translating to MASCLAPPLLLLLLLGSPSAVAPNRCVDAADACTADARCQRLRTAYVVQCLGPAAPGSCPRARCRRALRRFFARGPPELTHALLFCPCGGPACAERRRQTFVPSCAFSGPEPAPPSCLAPLDACEHSRVCRPRLLAFQASCAPAPSNLDGCLRDQIPSCLRAYAGLVGTAVTPNYVDNASARVAPWCDCGASGNRREECEVFRGLFTRNRCLDRAIQAFDGGWPSVLHDQLDPHQDPEHSLLQVSSADVSLEGSSMLSVLPVLVLQPLL from the exons ATGGCCAGCTGCTTGGCACCCCcgttgctgctgctactgcttcTAG GGTCACCGAGCGCTGTCGCACCGAACCGATGCGTGGACGCGGCCGACGCGTGCACCGCGGATGCGCGATGCCAGCGGTTGCGCACCGCGTACGTGGTGCAGTGCCTGGGTCCGGCCGCGCCGGGGAGCTGCCCCCGCGCCCGCTGCCGCCGCGCCCTGCGCCGCTTCTTCGCCCGCGGGCCGCCCGAGCTTACCCACGCGCTGCTCTTCTGCCCGTGCGGCGGCCCCGCATGTGCCGAGCGCCGGCGCCAGACCTTCGTGCCCTCCTGCGCCTTCTCGGGTCCTGAACCGGCCCCGCCCTCTTGCCTCGCGCCCTTAGACGCCTGCGAGCACAGCCGGGTCTGCAG GCCCCGCCTCTTGGCCTTCCAGGCTTCCTGCGCGCCTGCCCCCAGCAACCTGGACGGCTGCCTTCGAGACCAGATCCCCAGCTGCCTGCGCGCCTACGCCGGCCTCGTGG GCACCGCCGTCACCCCCAACTACGTGGACAACGCTAGCGCGCGCGTGGCACCCTGGTGCGACTGCGGAGCCAGCGGAAACCGGCGCGAGGAGTGCGAAGTCTTCCGGGGGCTCTTCACAAGGAACCGTTGCTTGG ATAGAGCCATACAGGCCTTTGACGGTGGGTGGCCCTCAGTCCTACACGACCAGCTGGACCCCCACCAGGACCCTGAGCACAGCCTCCTACAG GTGTCCTCTGCAGATGTGTCCCTGGAGGGGAGCTCCATGCTCTCCGTGCTCCCTGTTCTGGTTCTCCAGCCCCTGCTCTGA